One Algoriphagus sp. Y33 genomic window, GCCCTAAAGATATGCAGAAGCATAAATAAAGAATCGCTTTAAAAACCGGATCATTGCAAAACCTTTGTTATGGCGGTATCTGATAAAATGTCGGGGAAATGTCGGGTAAAAATAATGATTTAAATACCACTCCTGCCGGTTTTATGTGCTAAAATCACCCCGGAACTGCCTCGGGAAGGATTGTAAAGCCCGGTTGGGTTTGGGGAAATGGAATGCTGAATAAACACAATTATACTTATGAAAAAGATTGGTATCGGTATAGGGGCCGCATTGTTAGCAATTGGCTTAATTCTTTTCTATCTGAGTTGGCGTACACCCTCACTGTCTGAAAATCATGGCAAGATAGACACTCACTTGTATCTGGGCGATAGCGCAAGTCAGCCATTGATCGTAGCGTTTGGGGGTGGGTCGGGCGGTAATGACTGGGAGCGTAACTACCTAAAGGAAAAGCGGGACGAATTTCTAGCCAGAGGTTTTGCTGTATTGGCCATAGGGTATTTCAATTCCGGGCAGTCCCCAAACACACTGGACCGTATTTCACTTGACGCTATTTCAGATTCAGTCCTGCAAATTGCAAAGCGCCATCCGCAGGTGGACAGCAGCCGCATTATTTTAATGGGCGCAAGCAAAGGTGGCGAGTTGGTATTAAATCTGGCAAGCCGGTATTCTCATTTCAAAGGAGTTATAGCACTCTCCGCCTCCCATGTCTCTTTTCCTGCACATACCCTTGCGGCGAACACCTCTTCCTGGCAGGACAACAACCGGGAAATCCCTTATGTACCTGCGCCGTTAACTACTCTTGTTCCGGCATTAATGGGAAATTTGTATGAAGCTTTTACCTTGATGTTGGAGGATAAAAATGCCGTCCATCTCGCAGAAATAGAAGTAGAAAACATCAATGGCCCTATCCTACTCCTCTCGGGAACACAAGATGAGCAATGGCCTGCTACCCATATGTCAGAACAGCTGATCAGTCGCCTGGCCAAGCATAAGTTTAAGCACCGGTATCTACACCTTGCTTTTAAAGGAGGACATGTAGAACCCTTAAACCACTTTGACAAGGTGTTTGAATTTTTGGAAGAGGAATTTAAAAAATAAGTTCCGCTTATTGTAAGGCCATTCCGATAGCTTCTCGCTGGGGTGCCGGCTAGACGATCTTCCCAAAACTCTCTATATCATACCCGGATAGTACTGCATCCAGCCTTTTCTTTCTGCTCTTGTTGGCATCAGTTTCCTCTAAGGTCAATATCAGCTTCAGCAGCTTCATTCTTAAATCTTTGTCCTTAAGGTCCAGCCCATTTTGGCTCAGGGACTCTTCTATAAAGGCCTTGGCATTGTAGGGATGGACAGCCTCCTCTCTGAAAGCCGCATCGGCAGGATGAATCACTTCATTGTACATATTCATGAGCACTATACCATTGTCAGCTTTCTCAAGCATGTTCAGAGCATTCTCTATTACTTTCTTCAGTTTCATCTGTATATTTTTATTTATAATGGTCATAACTTGTCCCATGACAAAAGAAACGGGATAGCCTGTCCCGAACTCCATTCGGGAGAATCTCGCAGCGCTTATAATCATGCCAGTGTGTCGTTTTCGACATGCTCGATTTCATAAAGGGTCGGGTGATCTTCAATTAGGGCAATT contains:
- a CDS encoding S9 family peptidase — encoded protein: MKKIGIGIGAALLAIGLILFYLSWRTPSLSENHGKIDTHLYLGDSASQPLIVAFGGGSGGNDWERNYLKEKRDEFLARGFAVLAIGYFNSGQSPNTLDRISLDAISDSVLQIAKRHPQVDSSRIILMGASKGGELVLNLASRYSHFKGVIALSASHVSFPAHTLAANTSSWQDNNREIPYVPAPLTTLVPALMGNLYEAFTLMLEDKNAVHLAEIEVENINGPILLLSGTQDEQWPATHMSEQLISRLAKHKFKHRYLHLAFKGGHVEPLNHFDKVFEFLEEEFKK